From a region of the Ruminococcaceae bacterium KH2T8 genome:
- a CDS encoding citrate synthase translates to MDINEKKVLLGKLTNAASTKSHINPTLYTKYDVKRGLRNNDGTGVLVGLTEVGEVMSYIIDDAERVPVEGKLFYQGYEISDLVKGFYGKRFGYEEIAFLLMTGELPTEAELKTFTELLADRRPLPEGFTEDMILKAPSPDVMNKLARSVLALYSYDDDPENRDRSNVVRQCIELIARFPVLISYGYMARRHYVEHQSLFIHDPRPEYNTAENILHLIRPDGEFNELEARILDLALVLHAEHGGGNNSSFVTHAVSSTGSDTYSVIAAAVGSLKGPQHGGASNKAYAMMKEMRDTVGDWKDEGQVKDYLASILRKEAFDRSGLIYGIGHAVYTLSDPRTRLLKHYAKELAVQTGKEDVFELYESVEKLAPEVFHEVKKSDKIVCANVDYYAGFIYSMLGIPPELFTPIFASARIAGWSAHRIEEIVSGGRIMRPAYKCVCKRREYSPMEIREDRL, encoded by the coding sequence ATGGACATAAATGAGAAAAAGGTGCTGCTTGGTAAGCTTACCAATGCAGCTTCCACAAAATCACATATCAATCCTACTCTTTACACCAAGTATGATGTAAAGAGAGGACTTCGTAATAACGACGGTACGGGTGTACTCGTAGGCCTTACCGAAGTCGGCGAAGTAATGAGCTACATCATCGATGACGCAGAGCGCGTTCCCGTAGAAGGAAAGCTCTTCTATCAGGGCTATGAGATCTCTGATCTCGTTAAGGGCTTCTACGGCAAGAGATTCGGTTACGAGGAGATCGCTTTCCTTCTTATGACAGGTGAGCTTCCTACTGAGGCCGAGCTCAAGACTTTCACGGAGCTCCTTGCTGACAGAAGACCTCTTCCCGAGGGCTTCACGGAGGACATGATCCTCAAGGCTCCGAGCCCCGATGTCATGAACAAGCTCGCAAGAAGCGTACTGGCTCTCTATTCCTACGATGACGATCCCGAGAACAGGGACAGATCTAACGTAGTAAGGCAGTGCATTGAGCTGATCGCCAGATTCCCCGTACTTATCTCTTACGGTTATATGGCGAGAAGACACTATGTCGAGCATCAGAGTCTTTTCATCCATGACCCGAGGCCTGAGTACAATACTGCCGAGAATATCCTTCACCTTATCCGTCCCGACGGAGAGTTCAATGAACTCGAGGCAAGGATTCTCGACCTGGCTCTCGTACTTCATGCTGAGCACGGCGGCGGTAACAATTCTTCTTTCGTTACTCATGCCGTATCTTCTACAGGCTCCGATACATATTCCGTTATCGCGGCTGCAGTAGGTTCGCTCAAGGGTCCTCAGCACGGCGGTGCCAGCAATAAGGCTTATGCCATGATGAAGGAGATGAGAGATACCGTCGGTGACTGGAAGGATGAAGGTCAGGTAAAGGATTACCTCGCATCTATCCTCAGAAAGGAAGCTTTCGATCGTTCCGGACTTATCTACGGTATCGGCCACGCTGTATATACGCTTTCCGATCCCAGAACGAGACTTCTCAAGCACTATGCTAAGGAGCTTGCAGTTCAGACAGGTAAGGAAGACGTATTCGAGCTTTACGAGTCAGTTGAGAAGCTCGCACCCGAAGTATTCCATGAGGTCAAGAAGAGCGACAAGATCGTTTGCGCTAACGTTGACTACTATGCAGGCTTCATATATTCCATGCTCGGTATCCCGCCGGAGCTCTTTACACCTATCTTTGCAAGTGCGAGGATCGCAGGCTGGAGTGCTCATAGGATCGAGGAGATCGTATCGGGCGGCAGGATCATGAGACCCGCATACAAGTGCGTATGTAAGAGAAGAGAGTATTCTCCCATGGAGATCAGGGAAGACAGACTCTGA